One Campylobacter pinnipediorum subsp. caledonicus genomic window carries:
- a CDS encoding AI-2E family transporter: MKNNLIVVYIASFVIVAAGLKAASTIVLPFLIAAFIAIIVSPLIDKLESLKIPKIIAFLIVVFLIFSSLGFMGNTVIKTVNGLLGNISELQTKFKIFTDSMVKFAYEYGFDIKSFLSGDFDPNKIFATFSGLLRESTQIVSKAFFIFLLITFMLFEKSVFEQKVTYFAKKNMQAQATVDTFISNLKRYLEIKFLASFATGVVVFAGLELLGVMYAPLWSILAFILNFIPTIGSIVAALPAILVAMLINDSTTAFWVFLLFLFTNIAIGNFIEPKFLGKGLGISTLVVLLSLLFWGFLFGIGGMFLAIPLTMSLKIALDSNPNTKFIAILLSDKVE; the protein is encoded by the coding sequence TTGAAAAATAATTTAATTGTAGTTTATATAGCTAGTTTTGTTATAGTAGCGGCTGGCCTAAAGGCTGCTAGTACGATAGTTCTGCCGTTTTTGATAGCTGCATTTATAGCCATCATAGTATCTCCACTCATAGACAAGCTAGAAAGTCTTAAAATCCCAAAAATAATAGCATTTTTGATTGTGGTTTTTCTTATATTTTCATCACTTGGATTCATGGGAAATACTGTCATAAAGACCGTAAACGGGCTTTTAGGAAACATATCGGAACTTCAAACAAAGTTCAAAATATTTACAGATAGCATGGTTAAATTTGCATATGAATATGGATTTGACATAAAAAGCTTTCTAAGTGGTGATTTTGATCCAAATAAAATATTTGCAACATTTTCTGGACTTTTAAGAGAGAGTACTCAAATTGTGTCAAAGGCATTTTTTATATTTTTACTTATCACTTTTATGCTTTTTGAAAAGAGTGTATTTGAACAAAAAGTTACATATTTTGCAAAGAAAAATATGCAAGCTCAAGCAACAGTAGATACATTTATATCAAACTTAAAAAGATATCTTGAGATTAAATTCCTAGCATCATTTGCAACAGGTGTTGTTGTCTTTGCAGGACTTGAACTGCTTGGAGTAATGTATGCTCCACTTTGGTCTATTTTAGCATTTATCTTAAATTTTATACCAACAATAGGTTCTATAGTAGCTGCTTTGCCGGCTATTTTAGTAGCGATGCTTATAAATGACTCAACAACTGCTTTTTGGGTGTTTTTATTGTTTCTATTTACGAATATAGCGATTGGAAATTTTATAGAACCGAAATTTTTAGGAAAAGGGCTTGGCATAAGCACCCTTGTTGTTTTACTAAGCCTTTTGTTCTGGGGATTTTTATTTGGAATTGGAGGAATGTTTTTAGCAATTCCGCTTACAATGAGCCTCAAAATAGCCTTAGATTCAAATCCAAATACAAAATTTATAGCAATTTTATTAAGTGATAAAGTAGAATGA
- a CDS encoding NifU family protein, with translation MIPFTDEELLKPVQASLKKVLPMLENDGGGLDFLGIKNGKIYVRLTGHCQGCAASGNTLKYGIEKQLKIDIHPELEVINVPQGEEVSFA, from the coding sequence ATGATACCATTTACAGATGAAGAGCTTTTAAAACCGGTTCAGGCAAGTTTAAAAAAAGTTTTACCTATGCTAGAGAATGATGGCGGCGGACTTGATTTTCTTGGTATTAAAAATGGTAAAATTTATGTAAGACTCACAGGACATTGTCAAGGATGTGCAGCAAGCGGAAACACACTAAAATACGGTATAGAAAAACAATTAAAAATAGATATACATCCTGAATTAGAAGTCATAAATGTACCGCAAGGCGAAGAGGTTAGCTTTGCTTAA
- a CDS encoding histidine kinase has translation MLNYKKLGIKNFKNHKFDDALKYFSLAYEQTNDKNLLFYINLCVFAKDSFDEANMLFELFYTKEKKKEDIENLYELLYALENKHTQSEELEEEDAISYEEFMSFVRNSDFKSVFQNIMFSTKVMISNKDDFLDFIQNLIKNDFLDMSINYLESAATMFRGDERINKLLEKVKERKNNEDTH, from the coding sequence TTGCTTAATTATAAAAAACTTGGTATAAAAAATTTTAAAAATCATAAATTTGATGATGCATTAAAATACTTTTCCTTAGCATACGAACAAACAAACGATAAAAATTTGCTTTTTTATATAAATCTATGTGTTTTTGCAAAAGATTCTTTTGATGAAGCAAATATGCTTTTTGAGCTTTTTTATACAAAAGAGAAAAAAAAAGAAGATATAGAAAATTTATATGAATTATTATATGCACTAGAAAACAAACACACACAAAGCGAAGAGCTTGAAGAAGAAGATGCTATAAGTTATGAGGAATTTATGAGTTTTGTTAGAAATTCTGATTTTAAAAGTGTATTTCAAAATATAATGTTTTCAACAAAAGTCATGATATCAAATAAAGATGATTTTTTGGATTTTATACAAAATTTAATAAAAAATGATTTTTTAGATATGAGTATTAACTATCTTGAAAGCGCAGCCACTATGTTTAGAGGCGATGAGAGGATAAACAAACTTCTTGAAAAAGTAAAAGAAAGAAAAAATAATGAAGATACACATTGA
- a CDS encoding phosphomannomutase/phosphoglucomutase, with product MNLENIFREYDIRGIYEKDLNETSVKAIGYALGIKMKKLGVKNLSIGYDARLSADNLFKFLLSGINKAGEIEVFDIGLAPTPVGYFSVYAGFFDANIMITGSHNPKDYNGFKITIKKDSYFGKDLQILKQDVLEIIKNKEIIEDNFNPKKFDILTRYIDFFIKEFFHLKDFNLPFLVDCGNGAIGVTLEPILKALNLNAKILYPNPDGNFPNHHPDPSEKENIKELLSMIENKQYNLGFAFDGDGDRIAVITDKHNIKGDELAYLYTLNMKNPRVLGEVKCSQSMYDEISKIGEVFMGKTGHSNIKKMMKELNIDLAAEVSGHIFFKERYFGFDDALYAMMRVIELLQKGFDLDKELNKLPTLFSTDELKIKVNEEDKFKIVESFKNSIKSNQTNLPKIESIIEIDGIRIKFKDGWALVRASNTTPIIVTRFEATNENFLKEIQTKTTELLEAIIKNKQLP from the coding sequence ATGAATTTAGAAAATATTTTTAGAGAATATGACATAAGAGGCATTTACGAAAAAGATTTAAACGAGACAAGCGTAAAAGCAATAGGCTATGCACTTGGTATAAAAATGAAAAAATTAGGTGTAAAAAACCTTAGCATAGGATACGATGCAAGACTTAGTGCTGATAATTTATTTAAGTTTTTGTTAAGTGGTATAAACAAAGCTGGTGAAATTGAAGTTTTTGATATAGGCTTGGCACCTACTCCGGTTGGATATTTTAGTGTTTATGCTGGTTTTTTTGATGCAAATATAATGATAACAGGCTCACACAATCCAAAAGATTACAATGGCTTTAAAATAACAATAAAAAAAGATAGTTATTTTGGAAAAGATTTACAAATTTTAAAGCAAGATGTGCTAGAAATAATAAAAAACAAAGAGATTATAGAAGATAATTTTAACCCTAAGAAATTTGATATCTTAACTCGCTATATAGATTTTTTTATAAAAGAGTTTTTTCACTTAAAAGATTTCAATCTTCCATTTTTGGTAGATTGCGGAAATGGAGCTATTGGTGTTACACTTGAGCCGATACTAAAAGCACTAAATTTAAATGCAAAAATTTTATATCCAAATCCAGATGGAAATTTTCCAAATCATCACCCAGATCCAAGTGAAAAAGAAAACATAAAAGAACTTTTAAGCATGATAGAAAATAAACAATACAATCTTGGATTTGCCTTTGATGGGGATGGGGATAGAATAGCTGTTATAACAGATAAACACAATATCAAAGGTGATGAATTAGCCTATCTATACACATTAAATATGAAAAATCCAAGAGTCTTAGGAGAGGTAAAATGCTCCCAAAGTATGTATGATGAGATCTCAAAAATAGGCGAAGTATTTATGGGAAAAACTGGCCATAGCAATATCAAAAAAATGATGAAAGAACTAAATATAGACCTTGCAGCAGAAGTTAGTGGACATATATTTTTTAAAGAGAGATATTTTGGTTTTGATGATGCACTGTATGCCATGATGAGAGTTATAGAGCTTTTACAAAAAGGGTTTGATTTGGATAAAGAATTAAACAAACTACCTACTCTTTTTAGCACTGATGAGCTTAAAATAAAAGTAAACGAAGAGGATAAATTTAAAATAGTTGAAAGCTTTAAAAATAGCATAAAAAGCAATCAAACAAATCTACCAAAAATAGAAAGCATAATAGAAATAGACGGAATAAGAATAAAATTTAAAGATGGATGGGCATTAGTAAGAGCTTCCAATACAACACCTATAATAGTAACTAGATTTGAAGCAACAAATGAAAATTTTTTAAAAGAGATACAAACAAAAACAACTGAATTGTTAGAAGCTATAATAAAAAACAAACAACTACCATAG
- the miaA gene encoding tRNA (adenosine(37)-N6)-dimethylallyltransferase MiaA, protein MFKQICIIGTTASGKTDLAIQVATKFDCVILSLDSLCVYKLIDIASAKPTKQELELVKHFGINEIFPNEHFSAGKFFEIYKKAKDFCIKEQKPLLITGGSGFYLKSMLDGLSPDVPKCDIEISKDEIYKLAQSIDADFVQKFSKNDSYRLEKWYQIYKFSNDIPTKWLKENTTKPIIKDIDIFEIFWEREDIRQRIKIRTKKMIENGLIDEAKFLFDKFDSDLKPLKSIGLKECNLYLNNEINIDELENLIFIHTSQLAKRQKTFNRSAFLNRISGNFDFIKDKVCKKLSNN, encoded by the coding sequence ATGTTTAAACAAATATGTATCATAGGTACTACTGCTAGTGGAAAGACAGACCTTGCTATTCAAGTTGCTACAAAATTTGATTGTGTCATCCTAAGCCTTGACTCACTTTGTGTTTACAAACTTATAGATATAGCAAGCGCAAAACCAACAAAACAAGAGCTTGAGCTAGTAAAACATTTTGGTATAAACGAGATATTTCCAAACGAGCATTTTAGTGCTGGAAAGTTTTTTGAAATTTATAAAAAAGCTAAGGATTTTTGTATAAAAGAGCAAAAACCGCTACTTATAACGGGCGGAAGTGGATTTTATCTAAAATCAATGTTAGATGGTCTAAGTCCTGATGTTCCAAAGTGCGATATTGAAATTTCAAAAGATGAAATATATAAACTTGCTCAAAGTATAGATGCTGATTTTGTTCAAAAATTTAGCAAAAACGACTCATATAGACTTGAAAAATGGTATCAAATTTATAAATTTAGCAATGACATACCAACAAAATGGTTAAAAGAAAACACAACTAAACCAATAATAAAAGATATAGATATTTTTGAAATATTTTGGGAAAGAGAAGATATAAGACAGAGAATAAAAATAAGAACAAAAAAGATGATAGAAAATGGTCTGATAGATGAAGCAAAATTTCTATTTGACAAATTTGATAGCGATTTAAAACCTCTAAAATCAATAGGTCTTAAAGAGTGCAACTTGTATTTAAATAACGAAATTAACATTGATGAATTAGAAAATTTAATTTTCATTCATACATCTCAACTCGCAAAAAGACAAAAGACTTTTAATCGCTCAGCGTTTTTAAACAGAATAAGTGGCAATTTTGACTTTATAAAAGATAAAGTTTGCAAAAAATTAAGCAATAATTAA
- the mqnP gene encoding menaquinone biosynthesis prenyltransferase MqnP produces MGKFIKILQDISDLIVFKHSVFSLPFIFISMIVASKQINGTINFGFKLFILGILCAVSARNFAMAFNRYVDKDIDKQNPRTANRPSVDGRIGKNNLMIFIVANAVLFIVCACLINDLAFKLSIPILAILGGYSLFKRFSELAHLVLGVSLGLAPIAGVVAVMNEITLWSVLLCLGVSFWVAGFDLLYSLQDMEFDKQNGLFSIPSIYGEKATMFISALFHSVTIIFWLLFCWSAGLGCIAFLGVIASAFILFKEHQIVRRDFSKIDRAFFTLNGYLGIMFFVFIFVSLI; encoded by the coding sequence ATGGGTAAATTTATAAAAATATTGCAAGATATAAGTGATTTAATAGTTTTTAAACATTCAGTTTTTTCATTGCCTTTTATTTTTATATCAATGATAGTTGCTTCAAAACAGATAAATGGAACTATAAATTTTGGGTTTAAATTGTTTATTTTAGGCATTTTATGTGCTGTTAGTGCTAGAAATTTTGCAATGGCGTTTAATCGTTATGTAGATAAAGATATAGATAAACAAAACCCACGAACAGCAAATAGACCAAGTGTTGACGGTAGGATAGGTAAAAATAACCTGATGATTTTCATAGTTGCAAATGCTGTTTTATTTATAGTATGTGCCTGTCTTATAAACGATCTTGCATTTAAGCTAAGCATTCCTATTTTAGCTATACTTGGTGGCTACTCTTTGTTTAAAAGATTTAGCGAATTAGCACATTTGGTATTGGGCGTTAGTTTAGGACTTGCTCCGATTGCTGGTGTTGTTGCTGTTATGAACGAGATAACTCTTTGGAGTGTTCTTTTATGTTTGGGTGTTAGCTTTTGGGTTGCTGGGTTTGATCTTTTATATTCGCTTCAAGATATGGAGTTTGATAAGCAAAACGGACTTTTTAGTATACCGTCTATATATGGCGAAAAAGCTACTATGTTTATCTCGGCACTTTTTCACTCTGTAACAATTATATTTTGGTTGCTTTTTTGTTGGAGTGCAGGGCTTGGATGTATTGCATTTTTAGGTGTTATAGCTAGTGCTTTTATCCTTTTTAAAGAACATCAAATAGTAAGGCGTGATTTTTCAAAGATAGATAGGGCATTTTTTACTTTAAATGGTTATCTTGGGATCATGTTTTTTGTGTTTATTTTTGTGAGTTTGATATGA
- a CDS encoding DUF6115 domain-containing protein, translated as MEYILFIIFGVILIVMLGLIILKDLEANRKFARYEKALEGVIQENFNLKKQISTLSSVKDGEIVDLGALQDSLDSKIELSLNDKIMPIFNSLKNIESTIDEFQNEQQSRIYSLEERTRDFTKITSPDIQSDEDVIVRLFNEGKSVENIAKDLKIGVGRVEFVLKMHSLV; from the coding sequence GTGGAGTATATATTGTTTATTATTTTTGGTGTTATTTTGATAGTTATGTTAGGGCTTATTATACTAAAAGATTTAGAAGCAAATAGAAAATTTGCAAGATACGAAAAGGCTTTGGAAGGTGTTATACAAGAAAATTTTAATCTAAAAAAACAAATTTCTACACTTTCTAGTGTAAAAGATGGTGAGATAGTTGATCTTGGAGCTTTACAGGATAGCCTTGACAGTAAGATAGAGCTTAGTTTAAATGATAAAATAATGCCAATTTTTAATTCATTAAAAAATATAGAAAGCACAATAGATGAGTTTCAAAACGAACAACAAAGTAGAATTTATAGCTTAGAAGAAAGAACAAGAGACTTTACTAAGATAACATCTCCTGATATACAAAGTGATGAGGATGTTATTGTTAGATTGTTTAATGAAGGTAAAAGTGTTGAAAATATCGCAAAAGATCTGAAGATAGGCGTAGGTAGGGTAGAATTTGTTTTAAAAATGCATAGCTTAGTTTGA
- a CDS encoding M48 family metallopeptidase has protein sequence MKKYLLSLAFIGIMVVGCYTSTTQGGLVGENSRQLLLVSSEQMDQSANQAYMQTLTDAKTKNSLNTDIVLTKRVKVIADRIIKQVGTFRKDALNWNWQVNVIDQDILNAWCMPGGKIAVYSGLIKRLNLNDAQLAAVLGHEIAHALREHSREQASNDKMKNLGIFAIAKVTGLDSSTTNLIELATRYTIMLPFSRAHETQADHIGTELMARAGYDPKEAVRVWVKMSKLSKQSTPEILSTHPSNASRIADLKNIANKVMPLYLTTKN, from the coding sequence ATAAAAAAATATTTATTGTCGTTAGCTTTTATTGGAATTATGGTAGTTGGTTGCTATACAAGCACAACGCAAGGTGGTTTAGTTGGAGAAAACTCAAGACAGCTACTTCTTGTATCTTCAGAACAAATGGATCAAAGCGCAAATCAAGCATATATGCAAACACTAACTGATGCAAAAACAAAAAATTCATTAAATACCGATATCGTATTAACAAAACGTGTAAAAGTGATAGCAGATAGAATTATTAAACAAGTTGGAACATTTAGAAAAGATGCTTTAAATTGGAATTGGCAGGTTAACGTAATAGATCAGGATATACTAAATGCTTGGTGTATGCCGGGTGGCAAGATAGCTGTTTATAGTGGTCTTATAAAAAGACTTAATTTAAACGATGCTCAATTAGCAGCTGTTTTGGGACATGAGATAGCTCACGCTTTAAGAGAGCATAGTAGAGAACAAGCAAGTAATGATAAGATGAAAAACTTAGGAATTTTTGCTATCGCAAAAGTTACTGGTCTTGATTCATCTACAACAAATTTAATAGAATTAGCAACGAGATATACAATAATGCTTCCTTTTTCAAGAGCACACGAAACACAAGCTGATCATATAGGAACAGAACTTATGGCAAGAGCTGGATACGATCCCAAAGAAGCTGTTAGAGTATGGGTAAAAATGAGTAAGCTTTCAAAACAAAGCACACCTGAAATTTTAAGCACACACCCATCAAATGCTAGCAGAATAGCTGATTTGAAAAATATAGCAAATAAAGTAATGCCTCTTTATTTAACAACAAAAAATTAA